In Camelina sativa cultivar DH55 chromosome 16, Cs, whole genome shotgun sequence, a single window of DNA contains:
- the LOC109129440 gene encoding uncharacterized protein LOC109129440 — protein MAEDNEEVRQPNLPARRATLRDEEAHNRLFLNRSAIQSPAHARQDYEIKHSLINLVQNCVFNGLASESPLDHIEDFERLASTTRSNGVPYDYLMLTLFQFSLGDKALRWLNLLDRGSLTTWEQCRAAFLNHFYTKSRSAMLRSKITTFSQGVKESFCEAWERFKEGIDQKYQMALDIASRGDFSTITAAEANLLIENLAASNINHSYEYDRSVRVVREYRCFEGIEELNYVGGQGNYQNHGFNQNYRNHPNLSYRSTIIENPQDQVYPPHIQQGNFPQGFQNKGAGYHTPSAAPQDNKLELMMQALLDGHKKSSAEINVKIDSMYIDLNGKFERLSSRVDSINKRVSAISFSSKNKESCNAITLHGGFEDGLSCAVINSRLASAEPRSISPEPRPASPIHFYNSSLISREVGSTSPPYRSVDPINNAKLVLESLRSTDLRPDRSVPVVGMGKSSSFVSDAYARESLHVEPKPYRPKIPFPKAVKHISLFKKVYNDVVVEENDLVEVKAFLALEKKNIHAPVLKRLPKLEDPGKFVVPCSISGVNFEDSLCDIGSSVNVMSKDVTERLGIDDMKASKVSLKFANAVSTTPQGFISNLDVQVGSCLVATDFYVVEISEGYVMPLILGRPFLATVGTVADLPKKRITFSNIDDKVFYNAITTNEATKHCLTVEDEKKVDVMLMGENGDKNEATKSWMETSFF, from the exons ATGGccgaagacaatgaagaggttCGTCAACCCAATCTGCCTGCTAGGCGAGCTACCttgagagatgaagaagctcaCAACAGGCTGTTTCTGAATCGATCTGCGATCCAATCACCAGCTCATGCGAGACAAGATTATGAGATCAAACATAGCCTAATCAATTTGGTCCAGAATTGTGTGTTTAATGGATTAGCCTCAGAGAGccctctggaccatattgaagattttgagagattggctagTACGACAAGGTCTAATGGAGTTCCATATGATTACCTCATGTTGACTTTGTTCCAATTCTCTTTAGGAGATAAGGCTTTGAGATGGCTAAATCTCTTGGACCGAGGATCACTTACCACTTGGGAGCAATGTAGAGCAGCGTTTTTAAACCACTTCTACACTAAGTCACGATCAGCTATGTTAAGGAGCAAGATTACTACCTTCTCACAAGGTGTTAAGGAGTCTTTTTGTGAAgcgtgggagagattcaagga AGGAATTGACCAGAAGTACCAGATGGCACTCGATATTGCCAGCAGAGGAGATTTTTCTACTATCACTGCTGCTGAAGCAAACCTCTTGATCGAAAACCTTGCAGCGAGTAACATCAATCATAGTTATGAGTATGATCGTTCTGTGCGTGTTGTCCGTGAATACAGAT GTTTTGAGGGAATAGAGGAGCTGAACTATGTAGGAGGACAAGGGAACTATCAGAATCATGGGTTTAATCAGAATTATAGAAATCATCCTAATCTCTCTTACAGAAGCACCATTATCgagaatcctcaagatcaagtgtATCCTCCACATATTCAACAAGGTAACTTCCCGCAAGGATTTCAGAACAAGGGTGCTGGATACCACACTCCATCTGCAGCTCCACAAGATAACAAACTCGAATTGATGATGCAAGCACTACTGGACGGCCACAAGAAAAGTTCTGCTGAGATTAATGTCAAAATTGATAGCATGTACATTGATTTGAATGGGAAATTTGAGAGGTTGAGTTCACGTGTTGATTCCATTAATAAGAGAGTCTCTGCTATTTCTTTTAGCTCTAAGAACAAAGAATCATGCAATGCTATAACACTCCATGGTGGATTCGAAGATGGGCTGAGTTGTGCTGTGATCAACTCACGTTTGGCTTCCGCAGAGCCAAGATCGATCAGTCCTGAGCCTAGACCGGCCAGTCCCATCCATTTTTATAATTCGAGTCTGATCTCCAGAGAAGTTGGATCGACCAGTCCCCCTTATAGATCAGTCGATCCCATCAATAATGCAAAACTTGTCTTGGAAAGTCTCAGATCGACTGATCTACGTCCAGACCGGTCAGTCCCTGTTGTAGGTATGGGAAAATCCAGCTCGTTTGTCTCTGATGCATATGCTAGGGAGTCACTTCATGTGGAACCAAAGCCATATAGGCCAAAAATTCCTTTTCCAA AGGCAGTAAAgcatatctctttgtttaagAAGGTTTACAATGATGTTGTGGTTGAAGAAAATGATTTGGTGGAGGTTAAGGCGTTTTTGGctctagagaagaagaacattCATGCTCCAGTTTTGAAAAGACTACCAAAGTTAGAAGATCCAGGAAaatttgttgttccatgctcCATCTCAGGAGTGAACTTTGAGGATTCCCTTTGTGACATTGGATCTAGTGTGAACGTAATGTCTAAAGATGTCACAGAGAGGTTGGGGATTGACGATATGAAGGCTTCTAAGGTCTCTCTTAAGTTTGCAAATGCTGTCTCCACAACTCCACAAGGCTTCATTAGTAATTTAGATGTTCAAGTTGGGAGTTGCTTGGTTGCTACAGATTTTTATGTTGTGGAAATTAGCGAGGGTTATGTTATGCCTTTGATTCTTGGGAGACCTTTCTTAGCAACAGTGGGAACAGTTGCTGACTTGCCTAAAAAGAGGATCACTTTCTCTAACATTGATGATAAAGTCTTCTACAACGCAATCACTACAAATGAAGCTACAAAACATTGTCTAACTGtagaagatgagaagaaggtGGATGTCATGCTAATGGGAGAGAATGGTGATAAGAATGAAGCAACGAAGTCATGGATGGAGACATCATTCTTCTGA